A region from the Algoriphagus machipongonensis genome encodes:
- a CDS encoding HupE/UreJ family protein has product MKRYLVIGLLFFILGFSTNSWAHEIRPAYLQIKQISENSYQVLWKVPRKGDMVISLQPIFSENFTLTEASERTMSADALVFHFNLEGSSRLPGSQLTINNLEKTMVDVLVNIEYLNGEKITLMLKPDQPQILLPGKTSKWGVAKTYSILGIEHILFGFDHLLFVLALLIISVGFKKLLKTVTAFTLAHSITLSFSVLGIANLPGPPVEAVIALSIVFLAMEIIKLEKGTPTLTSKKPWLVAFSFGLLHGFGFAGALSEIGLPQTEIPLALAFFNIGVELGQIIFVIVASGAMSLLAMKKDWSLHVKQIPAYAIGSIATFWTIERIVGFWF; this is encoded by the coding sequence ATGAAAAGATACTTAGTCATAGGTCTCTTGTTTTTCATCCTTGGCTTTTCAACTAATTCCTGGGCTCATGAAATTCGTCCAGCCTATCTTCAGATCAAACAAATCTCTGAAAATTCGTACCAGGTACTTTGGAAAGTTCCCCGCAAAGGAGATATGGTCATTAGCCTCCAGCCTATTTTTTCTGAAAATTTCACTTTGACGGAAGCTTCTGAAAGAACGATGTCTGCAGATGCCCTTGTCTTTCATTTCAATCTTGAAGGTTCAAGTCGATTACCGGGTTCCCAATTGACCATCAACAATCTAGAAAAAACGATGGTCGATGTATTGGTGAATATAGAATACCTAAACGGTGAAAAAATCACCTTAATGCTAAAGCCAGATCAACCACAAATACTTTTGCCGGGAAAGACTAGTAAATGGGGTGTGGCAAAAACCTATTCAATTTTAGGGATTGAGCATATTTTATTTGGCTTCGACCATTTGTTGTTTGTATTGGCCTTATTGATTATTTCTGTCGGCTTCAAAAAACTTTTAAAAACAGTTACTGCTTTTACTTTAGCACATAGTATTACTCTCAGTTTTTCAGTCTTGGGAATAGCTAACTTACCCGGACCTCCAGTAGAAGCTGTCATTGCCTTGAGCATTGTGTTCTTGGCCATGGAAATCATTAAACTAGAGAAGGGAACACCAACTCTTACCAGTAAAAAACCATGGCTAGTAGCATTCTCATTTGGCCTTCTTCATGGTTTTGGATTTGCTGGAGCTCTTTCAGAAATCGGTTTACCGCAAACTGAGATTCCTCTTGCATTAGCCTTCTTTAATATCGGAGTTGAGCTGGGACAGATTATTTTTGTTATTGTTGCCAGTGGAGCGATGAGTTTATTAGCAATGAAAAAAGACTGGTCTCTTCATGTTAAACAGATTCCGGCCTATGCAATAGGTTCAATCGCTACTTTTTGGACCATAGAGCGGATAGTTGGATTTTGGTTTTGA
- a CDS encoding peptidyl-prolyl cis-trans isomerase translates to MVKRTAPAFYHSRGGDFFVYEITDAGESSGDDQIVLNDETLTHISALWELQWKRKPTFEELEGLIADYVEQEVLYREALRMNLDHNDEIVKRRLSQKMEFMASDLTKLIAPATDEALQKYLEEHPEKFLYPPKYSFHILTFTSSNHDNPKDFSQSLLRDADPSNLEALLNKGDITQIPTKLEEASKQKVDRELGIEFHSSMNELPINQWVGPIHSGYGEHLLFITHKTEAYLPELAEIRDEVQRDFEYDMEQKSKEVIYQEIKKNYEIVIDSESLDEDQIGKISSLLKVTE, encoded by the coding sequence TTGGTTAAAAGAACCGCTCCTGCATTTTATCATTCTAGGGGCGGTGATTTTTTTGTTTATGAAATCACAGACGCTGGAGAGAGTTCCGGTGATGATCAAATCGTCTTGAACGATGAAACTCTTACACATATCAGCGCCCTTTGGGAGTTGCAGTGGAAACGAAAGCCAACTTTTGAGGAACTGGAAGGTCTGATAGCTGACTATGTCGAACAAGAGGTTCTATATAGAGAGGCACTCCGCATGAATCTTGATCATAATGATGAAATAGTAAAGCGCAGGCTATCACAAAAGATGGAGTTTATGGCCAGCGATCTCACCAAATTAATTGCGCCAGCAACAGACGAGGCTTTACAAAAATACTTGGAAGAACATCCTGAAAAATTCTTATACCCCCCAAAGTATTCTTTCCATATACTCACCTTTACTTCTTCAAATCATGACAATCCAAAAGATTTTTCCCAAAGCCTGCTTCGGGATGCAGACCCGTCCAATTTAGAGGCACTTTTGAATAAGGGGGATATAACACAAATACCAACCAAACTTGAAGAAGCTTCGAAACAAAAAGTTGATCGAGAACTAGGCATTGAATTTCACTCTTCCATGAATGAGCTTCCTATCAACCAATGGGTAGGCCCCATTCATTCTGGGTATGGAGAACATCTTCTATTTATCACTCATAAAACAGAGGCCTATCTACCTGAATTAGCTGAGATCAGAGATGAAGTCCAGCGAGATTTTGAGTATGATATGGAACAAAAAAGTAAAGAGGTTATATACCAGGAAATAAAAAAGAATTATGAGATCGTCATTGATTCTGAATCATTGGATGAGGATCAAATAGGAAAAATTTCCTCACTTCTAAAAGTCACGGAATGA
- a CDS encoding DUF3604 domain-containing protein, protein MKKIKFSLIAISFLSFFSCTNESKSTGDETESSPSSKEESISENPLKDVYWGDTHNHTGNSFDVFLFGTPNSTPEIAYRFAMGEEVESPTTGKPWKLTKPLDFLVVADHAELLGSIPLMYSNTPGITDTKTGQTFLEIAPDKNDEAGLQKIYDILNYAAFDQPNEANLGAKDLVQDFGGAKVTEAWTRYIETAEKYNDPGKFTTLIGWEWTSNNRGANLHRVVFMPQGGDVAKQFIPYSSLESDDPEDLWTWLEATSQQTGAEFVAIPHNPNISLGLMFAETRLNGEPIDKDYAEKRMKWERSVEITQIKGDSETHPVLSPNDEFANFETYDFALTPDGARPAPTKADYVRSGLKRGLELEKKIGSNPYKVGFVGSTDSHTGLTAIEETNFAGKGQHDATPEKRPHPTGIGSSKGWDMGAAGWVGVWAESNTRQSLVDAFQRKEVYATTGPRITLRVFGGYNFNEADLNGEMVKNGYEKGVPMGGDLANSQKAPGFLISAIKDPDGANLDRVQVIKGWVKADGTSEEKVYDVALSDDRTDGKVKVGNTVDLETGKYTNTIGDPELKVFWTDPDFNSDQNAFYYVRVLEIPTPRYSLLDAIYLGIDVKETGHPATIQERVYSSPIWYNSGQQ, encoded by the coding sequence ATGAAAAAGATCAAATTTTCGCTCATTGCTATTTCATTTTTATCATTTTTTAGTTGTACAAATGAATCCAAAAGTACAGGAGATGAAACTGAAAGTTCTCCTTCATCTAAAGAAGAATCAATATCAGAGAACCCCTTAAAAGATGTTTATTGGGGTGACACTCATAATCATACTGGAAACTCCTTTGATGTTTTTCTTTTTGGAACTCCTAACTCAACACCGGAAATTGCCTATCGTTTTGCAATGGGGGAAGAAGTGGAAAGTCCGACAACTGGCAAGCCTTGGAAACTGACCAAGCCTTTAGATTTTTTGGTAGTTGCAGACCATGCCGAACTATTAGGTTCTATTCCATTGATGTACTCGAATACACCTGGGATAACGGACACAAAGACGGGCCAAACATTTTTGGAAATAGCTCCAGACAAAAATGATGAAGCTGGATTGCAAAAAATATACGACATTCTCAATTATGCCGCTTTCGATCAACCCAACGAGGCCAACCTGGGTGCCAAAGATCTGGTTCAGGATTTTGGAGGAGCAAAGGTCACAGAAGCCTGGACGAGATATATCGAAACAGCTGAGAAATATAACGACCCTGGAAAATTCACTACACTAATCGGCTGGGAATGGACTTCCAATAACCGGGGAGCCAATTTGCACCGTGTGGTTTTTATGCCCCAAGGAGGTGATGTAGCTAAACAATTTATCCCTTACAGTTCACTTGAAAGTGATGATCCAGAAGACCTTTGGACTTGGCTTGAAGCTACCAGCCAACAGACAGGAGCTGAATTTGTTGCCATTCCACACAACCCGAATATTAGTTTGGGGTTGATGTTTGCGGAAACCAGATTGAATGGTGAGCCGATTGACAAAGACTATGCAGAAAAACGGATGAAATGGGAAAGATCAGTGGAGATCACTCAAATCAAAGGAGATTCAGAGACTCATCCGGTATTATCTCCCAATGATGAATTTGCGAACTTTGAAACCTATGACTTTGCTCTAACTCCCGATGGAGCTAGACCCGCCCCCACAAAAGCAGATTACGTTCGATCAGGATTAAAACGCGGGTTGGAATTGGAGAAAAAAATAGGCAGTAATCCTTATAAAGTTGGGTTTGTCGGAAGTACTGATTCGCATACAGGATTAACAGCGATTGAGGAAACCAACTTTGCCGGAAAAGGTCAGCACGATGCTACCCCCGAGAAACGACCTCATCCAACCGGAATCGGTTCTTCCAAAGGTTGGGATATGGGTGCAGCCGGCTGGGTAGGTGTTTGGGCCGAAAGCAATACCCGCCAAAGCCTAGTTGATGCTTTCCAGCGTAAAGAAGTATATGCCACAACCGGCCCAAGAATCACATTACGAGTATTTGGAGGGTATAATTTTAACGAAGCTGATCTGAATGGTGAAATGGTGAAAAATGGCTATGAAAAAGGTGTCCCAATGGGAGGTGATCTTGCCAATTCCCAAAAAGCTCCTGGTTTTTTAATTTCAGCAATCAAAGACCCGGATGGTGCCAATTTGGACCGAGTTCAGGTAATCAAAGGATGGGTTAAAGCGGATGGAACCTCGGAAGAGAAAGTATATGATGTAGCTTTATCTGATGACCGAACAGATGGAAAAGTTAAAGTGGGAAATACCGTTGACCTTGAAACAGGCAAATACACCAATACAATTGGAGATCCGGAATTAAAAGTATTTTGGACTGACCCTGATTTCAACTCAGATCAAAATGCTTTTTATTATGTCAGAGTATTGGAAATCCCAACTCCTAGATATTCTTTGCTTGATGCAATTTACCTTGGCATAGATGTAAAAGAGACAGGGCATCCCGCTACTATTCAAGAAAGAGTCTATAGCTCTCCTATCTGGTACAATTCAGGTCAACAGTAA
- a CDS encoding TolB family protein, whose translation MKKLAVYFFLLSSGVFAQVPEGKQVISSLYIYDMATGKSEMILKEDRHFEAPNWSPDGTFLLINSEGKLEKISPTGENLGFLNTGPIQRANNDHGYSFDGKTLFISSGKPDVERGGSYIYKVAAEGGNPTLITPLSPSYWHGVSPDGKDIVYCAPRNGNYDIYKMSVNGGEEIRLTSEESLDDGPEYSPDGKYIYINSYRTGMMQIWRIKPDGSDPEQMTFDNHSNWFAHISPNNKVATIITYLEDQKEGHPFGRQVKLRLLDLETKEVTDLTEEFYGGQGTINVPSWNPEGTKFAYVRYGLKDL comes from the coding sequence ATGAAAAAGCTAGCGGTCTATTTCTTCTTACTTAGTTCTGGCGTGTTTGCACAAGTGCCAGAAGGGAAGCAAGTCATCAGCTCACTTTATATCTATGATATGGCAACTGGTAAATCAGAAATGATTTTAAAAGAAGATCGTCATTTTGAAGCTCCAAATTGGTCTCCTGACGGAACCTTCCTACTAATAAACAGCGAGGGGAAACTGGAAAAAATAAGTCCCACAGGAGAAAACTTAGGTTTTCTTAATACCGGACCTATTCAAAGAGCCAACAATGACCATGGTTATTCTTTTGATGGTAAGACTTTGTTTATATCTAGTGGAAAGCCCGATGTAGAAAGAGGAGGCTCCTATATTTATAAAGTAGCAGCCGAGGGAGGAAACCCTACCCTGATCACACCTCTTTCCCCTTCTTATTGGCATGGAGTTTCGCCAGATGGGAAAGACATTGTTTACTGCGCACCCAGGAATGGAAATTACGATATCTATAAAATGAGTGTGAATGGAGGGGAAGAAATCAGATTGACCTCTGAAGAAAGTCTCGACGATGGTCCAGAATATTCTCCTGACGGAAAATATATTTACATCAATTCTTACAGAACAGGGATGATGCAGATCTGGAGAATAAAACCAGACGGCTCAGATCCCGAACAGATGACATTCGATAATCACTCCAATTGGTTTGCGCATATCTCGCCAAATAATAAAGTAGCTACAATCATCACCTATCTCGAAGACCAGAAAGAAGGACATCCTTTTGGGAGACAGGTAAAGCTGCGCTTACTTGACCTGGAGACCAAAGAAGTGACCGATTTGACCGAAGAGTTTTATGGAGGTCAAGGAACCATCAATGTTCCATCCTGGAATCCTGAAGGAACAAAGTTCGCTTATGTAAGGTATGGCTTGAAGGATCTTTGA
- a CDS encoding Rieske 2Fe-2S domain-containing protein yields MKNKISRNEFLKSLGFKGASLLAIYCGASTLTSCINEAGDPSGPAALDFTLDLTDSANSALNTVGNYLIINKVVIARISANEFAAVTQICSHENRSKVIYQGSGFYCTEHGAKYTTEGVGLNSEGKRGIKAYNTEFSGTTLRVFA; encoded by the coding sequence ATGAAAAATAAAATTTCAAGAAATGAATTCCTTAAATCCTTAGGCTTTAAGGGAGCATCTTTGCTGGCTATTTATTGCGGAGCATCAACTTTGACATCTTGTATCAATGAAGCTGGAGATCCTAGCGGTCCTGCAGCTCTTGATTTTACTTTGGACTTGACTGATTCTGCCAATTCTGCTCTGAATACGGTCGGAAATTACCTAATCATCAACAAAGTGGTGATTGCCAGGATATCTGCGAATGAGTTTGCGGCTGTGACCCAAATCTGTTCCCATGAAAATAGGTCGAAGGTAATTTATCAAGGTTCAGGGTTTTATTGTACCGAACATGGGGCAAAATATACTACCGAGGGAGTTGGTTTAAACTCAGAGGGTAAAAGAGGAATTAAAGCTTACAATACCGAATTTTCCGGAACTACACTTCGGGTTTTTGCATAA
- a CDS encoding DUF5777 family beta-barrel protein: protein MIKKLTVALLFILMSGVSFAQDDLLNLLNEDLEKETVYTQATFKATRLINGQTIETISKKHLNFWISHRFGSVNSGFLSNFFGLDEARIRLGLEYGLTDQLLIGVGRSSEEKTYDFYTKYKLLRQSNLFPITLSAYGSLAVNTMPTGYVMNSGSEMKFFNNKERLTYTTQALIARKFNDKFSFQLMPTFIHINKVENNLFDNNLFSLGMGGRYKISSRVTFSAEYYYNFVDRDSYQLETGVPYPFHNSLSLGFDIDTGGHVFQLHFTNARGMVERHFIALNTGTWENADIFYGFNISRTFSFDKRRKF from the coding sequence ATGATCAAAAAACTAACAGTTGCGCTCTTATTTATTTTGATGTCCGGAGTTTCTTTTGCTCAGGATGATTTATTAAATCTGCTCAATGAGGACCTTGAAAAGGAAACTGTTTACACGCAGGCTACTTTCAAAGCAACTCGCCTCATCAATGGTCAAACTATTGAAACAATTTCCAAAAAGCATTTAAACTTCTGGATTTCTCACAGATTCGGTTCCGTAAACAGTGGCTTTCTTTCCAACTTTTTCGGTTTAGATGAAGCAAGAATACGCTTGGGATTAGAATATGGATTGACGGATCAGTTGCTGATTGGCGTAGGAAGAAGTTCGGAGGAAAAGACCTATGACTTCTATACCAAATACAAATTGTTGAGGCAATCAAATTTGTTTCCCATTACCTTATCGGCTTATGGAAGCTTGGCAGTGAATACGATGCCCACAGGCTATGTTATGAACTCGGGAAGCGAGATGAAGTTCTTCAATAACAAAGAGCGCTTGACCTATACTACCCAGGCTTTAATTGCTAGAAAATTTAATGATAAGTTTTCTTTTCAGTTGATGCCCACTTTCATTCACATCAATAAGGTAGAAAATAACCTGTTCGATAATAATTTATTCTCCTTAGGAATGGGAGGTAGGTATAAAATAAGTTCGAGGGTTACTTTCTCTGCTGAATACTATTATAATTTCGTGGACAGAGATTCTTACCAACTCGAAACAGGAGTGCCATATCCTTTTCATAATTCGCTTTCTCTTGGATTTGATATCGATACTGGTGGCCACGTTTTTCAGCTTCACTTTACCAATGCAAGGGGAATGGTAGAAAGACATTTTATTGCCTTGAATACAGGGACTTGGGAAAATGCCGATATCTTTTATGGATTCAATATTTCAAGGACTTTCAGCTTTGATAAAAGAAGAAAATTTTAA
- a CDS encoding YceI family protein, protein MRKRIIHLVLIFCAVTFTASAQTLYSTSNGDISFFSDAPLENIQAVNKAVASIINADNNEIAVQMRITDFEFPNKLMQEHFNENYLESEKYPTGVFKGKIKETLDLKTAGTYKATAEGTMTIHGVTKSVTIPGTIVSNGNQLKLDFKFPIKLEDYKIDIPTIVFNKIAEVVDVTGSMTLVKK, encoded by the coding sequence ATGAGAAAGAGAATTATCCATTTAGTCCTTATTTTCTGTGCTGTAACCTTTACAGCTTCAGCTCAGACATTGTATTCCACTTCTAATGGTGATATTTCGTTTTTCTCTGATGCACCTTTGGAAAATATTCAAGCAGTCAATAAAGCAGTAGCTTCTATCATCAATGCTGATAATAATGAGATTGCGGTGCAAATGAGGATCACTGATTTTGAATTTCCCAATAAATTAATGCAAGAGCATTTCAATGAGAATTACCTCGAAAGTGAGAAATATCCGACGGGAGTATTTAAAGGAAAAATCAAAGAAACATTGGATCTGAAAACAGCAGGGACTTATAAAGCAACGGCTGAAGGAACCATGACCATTCATGGAGTGACTAAATCAGTGACTATTCCCGGTACGATTGTTTCCAATGGAAATCAGCTAAAACTTGATTTTAAATTTCCCATAAAATTGGAGGATTATAAAATTGACATTCCAACTATCGTTTTTAACAAAATCGCAGAAGTGGTGGATGTGACAGGTTCGATGACCTTAGTGAAAAAATAA
- a CDS encoding GlxA family transcriptional regulator, translated as MKRIYILTPEHSVLQVIAGTQYCFNTVNNFLIQSGKEALFEVQLLGLKTEVFPSGPNFSITPDILLKDADRADLIIIPPLFGDLPTAIDANKKFIPWINEQYHQGVEIASLCIGAFLLGATGLLDGKKVSTHWGFTDLFREMYPEVDVQDGSIVTEESGIYSSGGANSYWNLLLHLVEKFTDRETAITLAKYFAIDIDRNSQSPFTIFSGQKKHQDEAVKKAQELIEEMIEDKISVETLAEKVAVGRRSFERRFKRVTNNSVLEYIQRVKIEAAKRSFESTMKNISEVMFDVGYSDTKAFRNTFKKITGLTPLEYRNKYNKLAQN; from the coding sequence ATGAAGAGGATATATATCTTAACTCCTGAGCACTCTGTCCTTCAGGTAATTGCGGGGACTCAATATTGTTTCAATACAGTAAACAACTTCTTAATCCAATCTGGAAAAGAGGCTCTCTTTGAAGTTCAATTATTAGGCTTAAAAACCGAGGTATTCCCATCTGGACCAAATTTTTCTATAACACCAGATATTCTTTTGAAGGACGCAGACCGTGCTGACCTGATCATAATTCCACCGCTTTTCGGTGATTTACCTACCGCCATAGACGCCAATAAAAAATTCATTCCTTGGATCAACGAGCAATACCATCAAGGGGTAGAAATCGCCTCCCTATGCATTGGAGCATTTCTGTTAGGTGCAACGGGATTGCTGGATGGAAAAAAAGTGTCTACCCATTGGGGCTTTACCGATTTATTTCGGGAAATGTATCCGGAAGTTGATGTCCAGGATGGGAGTATAGTTACAGAAGAATCGGGGATATACTCCAGCGGAGGAGCGAATTCCTATTGGAACTTACTATTGCATTTGGTTGAGAAATTTACGGATCGGGAAACTGCTATTACATTGGCTAAATATTTTGCTATTGATATTGACAGAAATAGCCAATCCCCTTTTACAATTTTCTCAGGTCAAAAAAAACATCAAGATGAGGCGGTTAAAAAAGCACAGGAATTGATAGAAGAAATGATTGAAGACAAGATTTCTGTAGAAACACTGGCGGAAAAAGTAGCAGTAGGTAGAAGAAGTTTTGAAAGAAGATTTAAGCGGGTGACCAACAATTCGGTTTTGGAATATATCCAACGTGTCAAAATAGAGGCTGCCAAAAGAAGTTTTGAATCGACCATGAAGAATATTTCAGAAGTGATGTTTGATGTGGGATATTCAGATACCAAAGCATTTAGAAACACTTTCAAAAAAATTACTGGTTTAACCCCTCTGGAATACCGCAATAAATACAATAAGCTGGCCCAAAATTGA
- a CDS encoding SRPBCC family protein, translated as MTTSEKTKITVQVVVDKTLEKVWESWIKPKHIVNWYFASPDWHCPKSENDLQPGGNFVFRMEAKDGSFGFDFGGVYQEVKKQELITYIMDDGRAARIEFSELPDGILIKETFEAESTNSVEIQRGGWQAIVDNFKSYTESL; from the coding sequence ATGACAACCTCTGAAAAAACAAAAATCACAGTTCAAGTGGTGGTGGATAAAACCCTGGAAAAGGTTTGGGAAAGTTGGATTAAACCAAAGCACATCGTGAATTGGTATTTTGCTTCTCCGGATTGGCACTGTCCTAAATCTGAGAATGATTTGCAGCCAGGAGGAAACTTTGTTTTCAGAATGGAAGCGAAAGACGGGAGTTTTGGATTTGATTTTGGTGGAGTATATCAGGAAGTCAAAAAGCAAGAACTTATTACCTACATCATGGATGATGGAAGGGCTGCGAGGATCGAATTTTCTGAATTACCTGATGGCATTCTTATCAAAGAAACTTTTGAAGCTGAATCAACCAATTCTGTAGAAATCCAGCGTGGAGGATGGCAGGCAATTGTGGATAATTTTAAAAGCTATACTGAATCGCTGTGA
- a CDS encoding SRPBCC family protein → MKDFKKLSFEILINAPVEKVYRIMIEKSSYEVWTSIFSPSSTFEGSWSEGSKILFVGIDENGKKGGMVSRIDKNIPNEYLSIEHLGELRDGMEILDTPEVQAWSGAHENYIFEVKGDETLLKIELDTNQEYEDYFAGMWPKALKKLKEICER, encoded by the coding sequence GTGAAAGATTTTAAAAAACTGTCTTTTGAAATTTTGATCAATGCACCCGTGGAGAAAGTTTACAGGATCATGATCGAGAAGTCTTCTTACGAGGTGTGGACGTCAATATTTTCCCCGAGTTCAACTTTTGAAGGAAGCTGGAGTGAAGGAAGTAAAATTCTTTTTGTGGGAATTGATGAAAACGGAAAAAAAGGAGGAATGGTCAGTAGAATCGATAAGAACATTCCTAATGAGTATTTAAGCATCGAGCACTTGGGAGAGTTAAGAGATGGAATGGAAATTTTGGATACTCCCGAAGTTCAAGCTTGGTCTGGAGCGCATGAAAACTACATTTTCGAGGTAAAAGGGGATGAGACTTTACTGAAAATTGAGCTGGACACTAACCAAGAGTATGAGGATTACTTTGCTGGAATGTGGCCAAAAGCTTTGAAAAAGCTAAAAGAAATCTGCGAACGTTGA
- a CDS encoding VOC family protein, which produces MSNTIFPCFWCDGNAKEVAEFYCRVFKDSQILEENPMVVTFQASGEKFMCLNGGPEFQITPSISIYTIIDSEEEIQAIWDLLIQGGSEMMPLDTYPWSKKYGWVKDRFGVTWQLTLDKPEHSDQKFIPCLMFSEGNFGKAEAAINFYTTIFEGSSLVFAANYGKEHGEQEGKIMHAQFFLRGKLFAVMDSSIVHGFNFNEGFSLVASCDQQQQIDHYWDMLTKNGTESMCGWLKDQFGVSWQIVPANLGRLVADPIRGKEVITEFMKMKKLDLAQLEKAGT; this is translated from the coding sequence ATGAGTAATACGATTTTTCCTTGCTTTTGGTGCGATGGTAACGCCAAAGAAGTGGCTGAATTTTATTGCCGAGTTTTTAAAGATTCCCAAATCTTGGAGGAGAATCCGATGGTGGTGACTTTTCAGGCTTCGGGAGAGAAGTTTATGTGCTTGAATGGTGGTCCTGAATTCCAGATCACACCGTCTATCTCTATTTACACCATAATTGACTCGGAGGAGGAAATACAAGCAATTTGGGATTTGTTGATTCAGGGAGGTTCTGAAATGATGCCTTTGGATACCTATCCTTGGAGTAAAAAATATGGTTGGGTAAAAGATAGATTTGGAGTTACCTGGCAATTAACTTTAGACAAGCCGGAACATTCAGATCAGAAATTTATTCCCTGCTTGATGTTCTCAGAGGGTAATTTTGGGAAAGCTGAAGCTGCAATCAATTTTTATACAACAATTTTCGAAGGCTCATCGCTCGTTTTTGCTGCTAATTATGGGAAAGAACATGGGGAGCAAGAGGGCAAAATTATGCATGCCCAGTTCTTTTTGAGAGGGAAGCTTTTTGCGGTCATGGACAGTTCCATCGTCCATGGATTTAATTTTAATGAAGGGTTCTCCTTAGTTGCGAGTTGTGATCAGCAACAGCAAATAGATCACTATTGGGATATGCTTACCAAAAATGGAACCGAAAGCATGTGTGGCTGGCTTAAGGACCAATTTGGCGTTTCCTGGCAAATCGTGCCTGCTAATTTGGGAAGATTAGTTGCCGACCCTATTCGTGGCAAAGAGGTCATCACAGAATTTATGAAAATGAAGAAGCTTGACCTTGCCCAATTGGAAAAAGCAGGGACTTGA
- a CDS encoding DoxX family protein codes for MNQELLNNLGKLVLRLGSGALILTHGIPKISRLFGEGPIRFSDPFGLGPAISLSLATFAEVICAVLIIIGLKTRLASIPLMITMLTAALYAHADDPFGTKEKPLLFFVLFLGTLILGAGDYSIDGINNNKKRSLF; via the coding sequence ATGAATCAGGAATTATTAAATAATCTCGGAAAATTAGTACTTAGACTTGGAAGTGGAGCTTTGATCCTCACGCATGGCATCCCTAAAATCAGTAGATTGTTTGGCGAAGGCCCAATCAGGTTTTCGGATCCATTTGGTTTAGGTCCTGCGATTTCTCTTTCTTTAGCCACTTTTGCCGAAGTAATTTGTGCGGTTTTAATCATAATAGGACTTAAAACCCGACTGGCTTCTATCCCCTTAATGATTACTATGCTTACCGCAGCACTTTATGCTCATGCCGATGACCCTTTTGGCACTAAAGAAAAACCTTTACTCTTTTTCGTCCTTTTCCTGGGCACCCTAATATTAGGAGCAGGTGATTATTCCATTGATGGTATTAACAATAATAAAAAACGTAGCTTATTTTAA
- the argB gene encoding acetylglutamate kinase: MSRQRILIKYGGNAMINPELQKEIAAQIFKLQQSGFEVIMVHGGGPFINKSLEKAAIKSQFIDGLRVTEPIAFAEIQKALIGEVNANLISVLNQNSLRAVGLSGKDAGMVTAVKYQHKDAEGKAVDLGLVGEITTIDPGLINVLCKEGFVPVVACIADGSDGQSYNINADTFAGKLAGAVNADQFIVLTDVDGLFLKYPDPDTIIRQLNEKEVAEHMGTTILGGMIPKIQSCVQSLKEGVKKAIILNGTQPQQITEYAIEKKEIGTTLTIK, translated from the coding sequence ATGTCTAGGCAAAGAATTCTCATTAAATATGGTGGGAATGCGATGATAAATCCGGAGTTGCAAAAAGAAATTGCAGCTCAAATTTTTAAACTTCAGCAGAGTGGATTTGAAGTAATTATGGTTCATGGCGGAGGGCCTTTTATCAACAAGTCTCTAGAAAAAGCAGCTATCAAATCTCAATTTATAGATGGCTTGAGGGTCACTGAACCGATTGCTTTCGCAGAAATCCAAAAAGCACTGATAGGGGAAGTTAATGCCAACCTTATTTCAGTACTAAATCAAAATTCACTTAGGGCAGTTGGCTTGTCCGGAAAAGATGCCGGAATGGTAACTGCAGTGAAATATCAACACAAGGATGCCGAAGGTAAAGCGGTAGACTTAGGTTTGGTAGGTGAAATTACCACAATTGATCCAGGCTTGATTAATGTGCTTTGCAAGGAAGGCTTTGTTCCTGTGGTGGCTTGTATTGCTGATGGCAGTGATGGGCAATCATACAATATTAACGCAGATACTTTTGCTGGGAAATTGGCAGGCGCAGTAAATGCCGACCAGTTTATTGTTTTAACAGACGTGGATGGTCTATTCTTAAAATATCCAGATCCGGATACTATTATACGCCAGTTGAATGAAAAGGAAGTGGCCGAACATATGGGGACTACCATCCTAGGAGGAATGATTCCGAAAATCCAATCCTGTGTGCAATCACTCAAAGAAGGAGTGAAAAAAGCGATCATTTTGAATGGAACTCAGCCACAGCAAATCACGGAATACGCGATAGAAAAGAAAGAAATAGGAACCACATTGACTATTAAATAA